Within the Terriglobales bacterium genome, the region TCTTCAGCAAGGAACAGTTGGAGATCTTCCACCAGATGGGACCCCGCTTCGACATCCCGCTGAAGCTCGATCCCGGCGACTACATCCTCAAGATCGCGGTCCGCGACGCCCTCTCCGGCGCCATCGGGATGACGCGGGCGCCCATCCACATCGGCCCCATGCCGGCGGCGGCGCAATAGAGGCTGTTCTTAAAGGGCCGTCCCCGCGGCGGACGGCCTTTTTCCTTGGGACATCATTTCTCATGGCCTGCGACTTCTAATCCAGGAGGCCGTTTCCTGGCCGAAGGGGAGGACCATGCCTGAGTTCGTCAAGGATGTGGAGCAGATCCGCGAGCGCGCGGTGCGCAAGATCGAAGAAGGAGCCGTGACGCAGTCCTACCAGGGCGACGTCGCAAAGACCATCGCCATCCTGAACGAGGCGCTGGCCACCGAGATCGTGTGCGTGCTGCGCTACATGCACCATTACTTCATGGCGACCGGCGTCCACGGCAAGAGCGTTGCCGGCGAGTTCAAGGAGCACGCCGACGCGGAGCGCGAGCACGCCGACGAGATCGCCGAGCGCATCCAGCAGCTCGGCGGGAAACCCGATTTCAACCCCGCTTCCCTGCTGCAGCGCTCGGTCTCGCAGTACATCGAAGGCGAGACGCTCGCCGACATGATCCGCGAAGACCTCATCGCCGAGCGCATCGTCATCGAGGTCTACCAGAAGATGGTGCGCTACTTCGGCGACAACGACCCCACCACGCGCCGC harbors:
- a CDS encoding ferritin-like domain-containing protein; the protein is MPEFVKDVEQIRERAVRKIEEGAVTQSYQGDVAKTIAILNEALATEIVCVLRYMHHYFMATGVHGKSVAGEFKEHADAEREHADEIAERIQQLGGKPDFNPASLLQRSVSQYIEGETLADMIREDLIAERIVIEVYQKMVRYFGDNDPTTRRMVEHILADEEEHASELSDLLYIVDPATGETQGKDPATNPPAMGRDQQQERKAEPRPQKRSRLQAEPEEVLRALEQRLGKPKGKRAA